One Vigna unguiculata cultivar IT97K-499-35 chromosome 11, ASM411807v1, whole genome shotgun sequence DNA window includes the following coding sequences:
- the LOC114168163 gene encoding probable O-methyltransferase 3 gives MECKSEDRVSKLLAAQTHVWNHIFSFINSMSLKCAIDLGIPDIIHKHGEPMPLSQLTASLSMNPSKANNIYRLMRILTHSGFFSEVKVNENEVEMGYVLTDASTLLLKDNPLSVTPFLHAMLDPILTKPWHGLATWFRNDDPSPFQTAHGMKIWDYAGRDQKLNQLFNDAMASDAELVSNVVIERCGGVLKGLESVVDVGGGTGTMAKGIAKSFPHIDCTVFDLPHVVADLQGSHNLKFVGGDMFEWVPPADAVLLKWILHDWNDEQCVRILKKCKEGVKKKVIAIDMVMESEKLDYESTETQLMVDMVVMVLYPGKERTEKEWAKIIFSAGFSDYKITPIVGLRSLIEIYP, from the exons ATGGAGTGCAAGAGTGAAGATCGTGTCTCAAAACTACTTGCTGCTCAAACCCATGTTTGGAATCACATTTTCAGCTTCATAAATTCCATGTCCCTCAAATGCGCAATTGATTTGGGAATACCTGACATCATACACAAGCATGGTGAACCCATGCCACTCTCACAACTCACTGCTTCACTATCAATGAATCCTTCCAAAGCCAACAACATCTACCGGTTGATGCGAATCTTGACCCATTCTGGGTTCTTCTCTGAAGTGAAGGTGAATGAGAATGAGGTTGAAATGGGTTATGTGTTGACGGATGCATCCACTCTGCTATTGAAGGACAACCCCTTGAGTGTGACACCTTTCTTGCATGCAATGCTTGATCCAATTTTGACAAAGCCATGGCATGGATTGGCTACATGGTTCAGGAATGATGATCCCTCGCCATTCCAAACAGCACATGGGATGAAAATATGGGACTACGCTGGGCGTGATCAAAAACTGAATCAGCTTTTCAATGATGCGATGGCGAGTGACGCTGAATTGGTTTCCAATGTGGTGATTGAGAGGTGTGGGGGAGTGTTGAAGGGGTTGGAGTCAGTTGTTGATGTTGGGGGAGGCACAGGTACCATGGCAAAGGGTATTGCCAAATCATTCCCTCACATAGACTGCACCGTATTTGATCTCCCACATGTTGTTGCCGACTTACAAGGATCTCACAACTTAAAATTTGTTGGAGGTGACATGTTTGAGTGGGTTCCTCCTGCAGATGCCGTTCTATTGAAg TGGATATTGCATGACTGGAATGACGAGCAGTGTGTGAGAATACTGAAGAAATGCAAGGAGGGAGTAAAGAAGAAGGTGATAGCGATAGACATGGTGATGGAGAGTGAAAAGCTTGATTATGAATCAACTGAAACACAGCTCATGGTTGATATGGTTGTGATGGTGTTGTATCCTGGAAAAGAGAGGACTGAGAAAGAATGGGCTAAGATCATTTTCTCTGCTGGTTTCAGTGACTACAAGATAACTCCGATCGTGGGTTTGAGGTCTCTCATCGAGATTTATCCCTGA